Sequence from the Asterias amurensis chromosome 14, ASM3211899v1 genome:
TTATAATGTTAGCATCGTTCTTGCATTCGCCCTTAAAGGTCTACCATCAAAAAGACAGAAGGAAATATTGGGCACGATGATTTCATAGACTTTATAACAGCAAGCAAAATAAGTTGTGGCAAGTTCTCGTTTAGGattgttacatgtatttacCTTGATTCCCTGCTTGTCCAATGTCTGTAACTCCATATGCAAGTCCTGGCGTTTTCTCTCCAGCTTGCTGATGCCCAACGAGTCCGATTTTCCAGACCGTCTTGACGATTGATCTGACAGAATGTGTTTCGGATAGGCTTCGTGAAAACGCAGTACGGTATCTTCATGTTCATGTCTCTTGTTTTTTGTGGTGACATCATAAGCGACTGGTCCGACCCAGCTAAACCCTAGATAAAATTCCACCTTCTCTTGGCTGGGAGTGCGTTTCGTATACGGCACGGCTAGCTTGATTTGTATATCCTCCCCTTTGGGTGACCGGTAGACTAGGTACATGGGACTTATAAGGACACCCTTCAGACGGAGCAACCTTTTCCTGACAAAATCCGAATGCCAAAATGTGCCGTCTTTATCGTGTTTGTCAAGTTTGTGTTGAGCTGCATGCGGCAATTCACTGATGTGAACGAACACCCTCAGATCTTTACCTTGACCAAGGAAGAAGTATGTCCGAGGTTTCATGTTATATTTTGCATGGCGTTTCACTCGCTCTTGGCCTTCGTTGTCTCCACGCTTTGTCAATTCAAAAGAATAGTAAGACAAGTCGTTCCTATCTTTTCTCTCTGATTCGACGCCCTCCAATGGCCATAAGAACATCATCATGAAGAACGGAGGGTAGAAATTGCCATCTCGGTCTCTTTCCTTAAAAAGGGGTCGAACGAACTTCTGATACACATCGTCAGCTTTCATTATCGGCTTACCCATCGAAGACAGAGCCAGATGAACAAGAATCTGAGTTTTCAAATCAAAAAAACTGTAATCACTTGAATTCTGCCCTAACAGTTGAAGAGCTTGTAGCAGAGTGTTATCGTTCTTTGCTCGAGCTAGGTCAAAGATATCACGGAACTGGTCACACTTTAATTGTTTGACTTTGAAACGGCGCTCATCCAATACATTGGTGGGAACCGGGTATCTATAATTACCCGACAGTGAGTCTGCAAAGTATTTCTCATACAGACTTGTGTACTTTCTCAGGTACTCCTTCACTTCATCCAGTGTCCTTTTAGCCACCTGTGCATGCGAACCGTCTTTGTAATAGGTAGTTATGTCATCCATCAAGTTCAGAACATATTCTATTCGGTTCTTAAGCTTGTCAAGtgtggattcaagctctggacTCAAATCAGGTTTGGAGTGTTGGGTTTTGCCTCCATGGGTTCTCAGTGGTTCCACACACGTGTAAATAACCTTCAGCAGTCTGAAAGCTACGTCAACCACAGCATACAAACCTGTGTATTCCGTTTGCATCTTCTCTTTGGATACCTCGTAAGAATTACGGAAGACCTTCATAGCTTCGAATGACTTAGATGTGAAATCACGGCAAAGGCCATCTTCCATGACCTGGTGTTCATCTAAGAATGGCTGCGAGAGCTTTGTCAAGTATTTCTTAAGGATTCTTCCCTTGGTATCCCAAAAGTAAGCATTCTTTAAATCCAGATTCAACGCTTTATCAGCATAAGTGCTTGCTTTACCAAACTCTGACTCTTTGAGATACAATCTAGCAACCTGTTGCGCAACAAAGGGATCATCGAGTATTTCAAACCCGAGTTTGAGTATATCAATCGCTGCTTGTGATTTGTGAGAGAGTATAATAGCTTCAATGAGATCAGAAAAGTCCGTCTTGGCTTCGTTTGACAGCTTGGTTCTTCGGATGAGAAGGTCATGGGTTGTTTTAAAGAGGTTTTGTAGACTGTATGACTTGGACTTCAGTAACTCACTCTTTAAAAACTCTACAGTGACGTCAAACCGGGATTGATTCCCGTTCTGCTGCATAATTTGACCCAGAACCTCTTCTGCTATGTTTTTATGGAAAATTTTTATTCCGTTGTTCTGCCTTAACACCATGATATTGAATGATGGGGAAACCATTTTTTCCCAGGGCTGCCGGGGCGACGAGATATGATGAGATCTGCCTCCCAGTCGCATTAAGGGAGAGTTTTTACCCATCATTGAGTCACAGCAAGAGATTGGTATTACAGAGTCAGGTCTATAGGAATTCAGGAATGCGCAGTATTTGATGAGCAAAAGTTCGTCATTCTTGACATCAAGAAGTATCCGCGAGACAACATTTTTTATATAGTCCGTGTTGAATTCTTCCTTCATGACCATGAAAGCTAGGAGATTATCTGGCTTAAACTCCCCAGTCTGTAACATCTTTTCCTTGTCTTCCAATTCAGTATACTTTCGCTGAAACCACGCCTTTTCACTTGGGTCCAGTTTATGATACAACGCAACCTCGAGACTGGACTTGTCTTGGGTAATTTTGAAGGACATCACACTTCGTTTGCAGTGGAGAAGAACACAAACAGCACCGTGTCCCACGTCTATGCCCTTGGACACTTCCTCAAGTTCTGCTATCAGATCGGTAAGCTCCATATCATCTAGGTTTTCAACAAGTACACAAATGGGAGGAATCTCCTCTGCATCTCGGTTTTCATAACCATATCGTCGAACCTCcattacttggttgacagtgcTGTTGGTAACCTTGTTGATTACGATGCAACGGTGTTCTCTGTGCAGTCCCCAAAACACATGGCGAGCCAAGGTACTACCGCCTGCACCAGGTTCATGTAACAAGGTCACTGTGACAATTTTACTGTCATTGAACTTACGACTGTTCAATGGTTTAATCATCTTTTGCAAGAGTTCGCCAAACCCTTTTCTTTTCAGGACATGCCCGCAGCCTCCGCCGATCAATTTATCGCCCAGGGCAAAGTTCCACCAGTCAACCTTTTCTCCATGGTAAAAACTTAACTCCTTTCGTTGTGCGAATTTCTCGTAGCCTGGGTTTGATTCGTCCATGTCTGTATTTTCACATTCGTTCTTGTAGATGACTGTTATGTCATTCCATTCTTCTCTTTGTTTGTCGGAGAGGAAACAGGATGGTCGACCTCCTGGGCAAGGTAGCTCGTGGTCCATAGTTTGGTGTATGCCTTCCATTCGCATCATGATACGGTTCATATCTTCCCAGGTCAAACCCACGACACTTATCTGGTTGATTTCTTCTTCAGAGAACCATCTACTCACACCACTTACAAACTTGGCGTATGATTTTGGATCCTCAGCAATGCACGTGATGTTCTGCAAGCCTTGAAAGGAAGATGAGATCTTCCTGAAAGTGTCGCAGATAATATCAATCTCATCATCCGAGAGTATAAGGAACAATAGGACGGCACGGCCTTTAGGTATTACTGACGGTTTTGAGAAGAAAGTGATACACGCCTCGACGTCTCTGCTACGTTCTCTGTTCCAGTCCTGTAGATTCATTCGAGGAGTTGCAAGACTAGGGTCGTCTTCCCGTCCATTCGTAAAAATCCAGAGTGTTTTTTCAGGAAATTCGATTCTGCTTGTCAACTCTACATCCGACTCAACGTCTTTAAACAACTCGGGTTGCTGTAATGTGACCATCCGCTCGTCGTGGTAAAGTTTACAAAGGCCATTCACCAGGGATTTGGAATTAAAGTCCAGCACAGTTACCCATTTAATACCATTGATAAAACCAAACTGTTGAGCAATTGAGGCTTGTTCCAAATCAGTTTTTTCAGATGGCATAACGGACTCTGGCGGTTTATTTACAATGAGCACTGGATAGAAGGACTTATCTAGTTCACCGTGTTCATCACCTGTAAGTAGTTTACGAAGCCTGGGCTCTTCGGCATGCGATTCTTTGGACTGCAGTCTCATCGGCCTGTGTGGTGGCATCTTCTGCTTGCTGAAGGGAACCACAGGAGCCACATCTTTACTTGTGGATGTCTTGCTTGCTTCAATAAGTGAAACTATTGCAGCCGAGGAACCTTCAGCTCCACTCTCATCATGAATCTGACCAATTTGCTTCTTAACATCGGTTTCTTTGTCTGAAGTAGATGAAGATGCTGTCTCCTTACTTCTCTTTAATACCTCCGGAGAGATTTCAGTAGTTTTGCAGTCTGATTGAACAGGAATTGAACTCGGGGTTTGTGCTGAATGCCCTTCTTCCAATGCAAGCTCATCTTGACTTGTTGTGGGATGCTGGAGGCTGGGATTGATCGGTGTTGTACTCTTTCGATCGCTGGATATGGGTTGTTGCTTTTGTTTCAATGGGGTGACTCGCTGCTTTGGCCGGACCGATGGTTGGGATTTTTTCTCAGCTTCGTCAAGCGATGTTGGTTTGCAATGTCCAACAGGTTTTGTAGTGGGACAAGTTTTTCCAGCATCAACTTGCTTCGTGACAGAAGAGCTCTCACTGTGTTTGGATGACGGTTCAATGTGTTTATCTTTGAATTTGGGAGTTTGTGGATGCGTGGTCGAGGGAGGATTAAACACCTGTGTACTTTCGCTGTGCATTGAATGAGTCTTCTTATTTGGTTTATCACGTTGAGTGTCTGTTTCATCTTTGGATGTACCATCGGTGGCTCTTATCGTGACATCAGTAGTCTGGAGAGGGAGCCCTTTACCCTTTTGACCTGATTCGTCTCTGTCCACCTTCGTGACTTCTATGTATTTTTCAGGCTGTCTGTTAACGGATTTCAACCAGTCTTCTTTACCGTTTGAGATCAGACGAGACCCTATTTTGTCCAAGTTGAAATCTTCCATTAACTGGTCCCGTGTGTAACTCAGCAAGGCCCTGCCATCAAATCCTTCATGGTAAAGTTGTTCAACAGAGTGCTTCTTTACTCTAATAATATCCAGAAGCCAGTGTTTCACTTGGCCTGCCGTCCAATCTGCCATACGCTCAGGTAACTTCTCCTCGATTGATTCTGAAATTAGATTCAAAACAGTCACTCAAACTCAAGTTTCATGGTGTGAATATGATCATTCGGAGCCCCCTCCCCAatcacgattttttttttttggggggggggggggtgggggtggggggggggggttagccAATTGGTCTCCACAGCAAATGGTCATTtctagggccaatttcatagagctgc
This genomic interval carries:
- the LOC139947476 gene encoding sterile alpha motif domain-containing protein 9-like, which encodes MDGILKPLKTLEDWNEAMDAARFDCNHSMAQIAPSKSKIRASRKMAFLSAFPTVVKSQQANCEVKRTGSQPKKHVSRSGPSTDQKIQIFVRSSVAKTISLRLLASTSICNLKGILQEKSGIPLEKQYLYTMKGLLLCDALSLEDHGLECDANLELQLVPGLMGGCRKRRPKSGGQKKAEPTPPRQGEKVHGGQSEMSPRQEEPPSGAASADSVNCQSEPTAQEDTPSGASSAESVPQSSPSPPASKYHQQPVFNLNFNKSVCTIGPSSGNTYNFGIPITADVQRHGEIDKALTDHLLDMLQALFNDYKVMIGLRNFLRTVSAQLADIVPGSVKLIAQVTSREGLDKLWAMYQSGELAKRLTEILITDELMESETKNDITLKVTMMESDYRKGCEWFESIEEKLPERMADWTAGQVKHWLLDIIRVKKHSVEQLYHEGFDGRALLSYTRDQLMEDFNLDKIGSRLISNGKEDWLKSVNRQPEKYIEVTKVDRDESGQKGKGLPLQTTDVTIRATDGTSKDETDTQRDKPNKKTHSMHSESTQVFNPPSTTHPQTPKFKDKHIEPSSKHSESSSVTKQVDAGKTCPTTKPVGHCKPTSLDEAEKKSQPSVRPKQRVTPLKQKQQPISSDRKSTTPINPSLQHPTTSQDELALEEGHSAQTPSSIPVQSDCKTTEISPEVLKRSKETASSSTSDKETDVKKQIGQIHDESGAEGSSAAIVSLIEASKTSTSKDVAPVVPFSKQKMPPHRPMRLQSKESHAEEPRLRKLLTGDEHGELDKSFYPVLIVNKPPESVMPSEKTDLEQASIAQQFGFINGIKWVTVLDFNSKSLVNGLCKLYHDERMVTLQQPELFKDVESDVELTSRIEFPEKTLWIFTNGREDDPSLATPRMNLQDWNRERSRDVEACITFFSKPSVIPKGRAVLLFLILSDDEIDIICDTFRKISSSFQGLQNITCIAEDPKSYAKFVSGVSRWFSEEEINQISVVGLTWEDMNRIMMRMEGIHQTMDHELPCPGGRPSCFLSDKQREEWNDITVIYKNECENTDMDESNPGYEKFAQRKELSFYHGEKVDWWNFALGDKLIGGGCGHVLKRKGFGELLQKMIKPLNSRKFNDSKIVTVTLLHEPGAGGSTLARHVFWGLHREHRCIVINKVTNSTVNQVMEVRRYGYENRDAEEIPPICVLVENLDDMELTDLIAELEEVSKGIDVGHGAVCVLLHCKRSVMSFKITQDKSSLEVALYHKLDPSEKAWFQRKYTELEDKEKMLQTGEFKPDNLLAFMVMKEEFNTDYIKNVVSRILLDVKNDELLLIKYCAFLNSYRPDSVIPISCCDSMMGKNSPLMRLGGRSHHISSPRQPWEKMVSPSFNIMVLRQNNGIKIFHKNIAEEVLGQIMQQNGNQSRFDVTVEFLKSELLKSKSYSLQNLFKTTHDLLIRRTKLSNEAKTDFSDLIEAIILSHKSQAAIDILKLGFEILDDPFVAQQVARLYLKESEFGKASTYADKALNLDLKNAYFWDTKGRILKKYLTKLSQPFLDEHQVMEDGLCRDFTSKSFEAMKVFRNSYEVSKEKMQTEYTGLYAVVDVAFRLLKVIYTCVEPLRTHGGKTQHSKPDLSPELESTLDKLKNRIEYVLNLMDDITTYYKDGSHAQVAKRTLDEVKEYLRKYTSLYEKYFADSLSGNYRYPVPTNVLDERRFKVKQLKCDQFRDIFDLARAKNDNTLLQALQLLGQNSSDYSFFDLKTQILVHLALSSMGKPIMKADDVYQKFVRPLFKERDRDGNFYPPFFMMMFLWPLEGVESERKDRNDLSYYSFELTKRGDNEGQERVKRHAKYNMKPRTYFFLGQGKDLRVFVHISELPHAAQHKLDKHDKDGTFWHSDFVRKRLLRLKGVLISPMYLVYRSPKGEDIQIKLAVPYTKRTPSQEKVEFYLGFSWVGPVAYDVTTKNKRHEHEDTVLRFHEAYPKHILSDQSSRRSGKSDSLGISKLERKRQDLHMELQTLDKQGIKTEETKRKREEILRNLTKTQADLNEALVKLEDSFEDDAF